The genomic window GGACGCTTGTGCCCGCACCTCTCCGCGTGACGCAGCATCCCAGGTTGGGGGTGTTTGTGAAAGCGAGTCTGTGATGTGACCTGCAGCCGAGCTTCCGTGGGCTTTCAGCTAAGGGTCCAGCCCCCCATCCgcaatccatccagccatccgtccatccatccagccatctgCACAGTGTCGCCGCTCATCCTGCGTCCCCTCCCCCCAATCCATCCATCCGCACAGCCTCGCTGCTCATCCTGTGTCCCCTCCCCAAGCCTCGGAGAGGAGACTTGCACCGCCTCCCGACCCCAGCAGTTGAACGGGTCCTGGGGAGTGGGTGACCCGCTGGAGAGGACACAATTACAGCGCAGGGTGGAGGAAGGGGGACCAGTGGGAGGAGTGGGAACGACCCCCGCCTCCTCCCCCCATTCCACGAGCTCTGTTTCTGTTGAGTGAACGAGCCTAGCCAGCCTCCCCAGGGGGCCCGCATGACTCAGCGAGGGACAGGAATGTTCTGGGGGAGGGGTCCCACATGCTGTCCAGCACCTCCCCCAGCATTCTGCCTGGAGCCAGACGCAGAGGATCCAGAGGGCCCCAAAAGGCTCCTTTTCTTCGTGGAAACGTGTCATCTCCGGCCCATCTCCGTTGCCATGGAAACCCGCGATGATGTCACACGGACGTCACGTCGTGTCAGAGGACTTGGAGCTTACGTTTGGCTCAAAGGGGACCCCAGAGGTGGAGCTACTTATCGGGAGGGGCCTCCTGCGGAAGGGTGGGGGGAGACCCCGGCTCTTGGCCCTCCAGCGGGCGAGACCACCAGCCTGAGACTGACGGCTCTGcacccacccccgcccctccGCGCTCTCGTCTGTAAGCCACAGGCTGGGTTTGTGAGTGGTGCGGGTCcgctccagccccctccccccggATGgcacacccctcccacccccgccaAGCTCCCCTCAAGCCGGGGTACTtgccgcgccccccccccccccccccccccccccccgcccctcacCTGCGCTGTCGAGCTCTCCTGTCTTCCCGCACTGGACCCCCGacctttttacattgatattcTGATGGCTGCCCGTCTGTCTCCGCCTCACCGAGCGCGGGCTTCGTCTGCAAGGTGGCGTGAAGAATGACTGCCCGATTGCCCGCCCGTCTGGGGCAGGCGCCGAGATGCCCGCGCATCTTCTCCAGGCTGAGCCCAGGCAGAGCCGGGCCTGGCCCACCTCAGGAAGAGCCTCAGCctgaggggtgggagtggggggtgcTTTGCTGGTCTGTAAGGGCCCGGGTCAGGTGCGCACATCCAAGGAAGGGCTCAGCTCAGGCCCCAAGAGGACCCTCCTCCAGGGAGCAGCGGGTGGCTGCTTGCTGCCTGCCGCACAGTGGCCAGCTCCACCCCATCCCACGCGCCCTACACAGCCCTGGCTTGCCTGCCCAGCGCCTTCCACTCTCTCTCCTGTGCATCCCTTGGCCGCTGGGCAGGGCTCCCGCTCTGCATCCCCACCGGCCCACCCTCACCTGGAGCCGGAAGCGGGCCTGGCCGCCGGGTGAGAGTGGTCCCTGCCAGCGGGCCCTTACAGTGGGAGGTGCTTGGGCATGGTGAGGTCACTCTAGGAGAGGAGTTTGGGGGTTCAGGAGCACAGCAGTCTTTGCCGAGGGGGGCAGGTTGCAGGCAGTGGTGCGGAGCGGCCACATTCAGAGGCCAGGGCAGAAGCACAAGACCTGGGGCTTTACTCTTCACCCCACAAGGAAGGGGTGGTCCTCACAAGGAAGCGGTGGGAGACAGCCCCACTGCCCAGCCGCAACCCCGCTGTGCTCAGCAGAACATCAGGTCGTCCTGGGGGAGGGCGTGGGGCGGCTGTGCCTCTGCTGCCAGCCTGCTGTCCTTTGggtgttggttttgtttttaatctatttttgttgTGAAATATAATGAATATTCAGAAGAGAACATAAAACAAACATACAGCCTAATGATTTGTCATAAGGATTTCCAGACATCGGCCATCCCGGTGAAGACTAAAACCCCATCCCCGCCCTGAAGCTgttcccctcctcccagggcagGGCCACCCAGTCTCCCCTTGGCCTGGACCCACGGAGCGCACGCCCCTAACAGGGTGACTGGTTCCTAAACGCCGGGGCTGGTGTTTGCCTGTTCTGGAACCTTCCTTCATGCCTTGCTTCTTTCCACCAATGCTGTTTTTGTGAGATTCAGGGATGTTCCTGTTTATAGCTGGAGTCGGCTCACCTCCGTCGCTCCAGCGGACTCAGGTGTAGGAATGCCGTTTACTTGTTCGATGCTGGATGACGTGGTGGTGTGCACTTCTGCGGGAGCAGTGCTGCTGCACACGCTCGTGCACGCCCACCTTTCCACTGGGTGTCCACAGGAGCGGGGCTGGTCCCAGGCTTGCTGTCAGTAGACAGAGCAAGTCGCCCTCCCACGTGGCGTCTTTGCTCCCTGTGCTGTCCTGGTTCTGGTGGGCTTCAGAGAGTGTCCTCATGCTGGTTCTAATTTGTCTTCCTCAAGGAGGAAGGTTCCTAATGAGGGTGAGCACCTTGTCAGTATCCGTGGCCATCTGAAATCCTGTCTGTCCATTCTTCTTTTgggttatctgtctttttctttacCAACTTGAGATGTTCTTTGTGCGTTTTAGATATCTGTCGTATGCTGGCTTCCTTGGGCTGCTGTACCAAATCACCACGACTGGGGGCTTAAACCACAGGCATGtcttctctcacagctctggagtccTGAAGTCACAAATCAGGATGTCGGAAGGACCACGCTCCCTTCGAGGCTCTGGGGGGAGGCTCTgcctgcttcttccagcttctggtggctccaggtgtcccttggcttgtggctaccTCACTCCagtctcttcttccatcttcacaCGGCCTccttcctgtgtgtgtctgtgcccaaatttccccCTTCTTATAAGCACACCAGTCTTTGGATTAgtgcccaccctaatccagtacaACCCCGTCTTAACCTGATGCCAGCTGCAAAGCCCCTGTTTCCAAATCAGGTCTCGTTCACAgctcctgggggttaggacttgggCATGTCTTCTTGTCGGACTCGCAACAAGCCCCCTGTCATTTATGggttgcaaatgtcttctccgtGTCTGGGTTTCTGTTTCCATTCTTTGAAGGCTGTGTTTTGATGagtagaatttcttaattttaatgtagtccttttatcaatatttccttttatggTTAGTATTTATTTGTTATATTGAGGAGCTCTTTCCCTCCCTGACACCAGGAAAATACTCCCCCATATTATCTTCAAGATGCTTTTCTAATTTAGGATTGTCTGCCTGGAGGAGTTTCTCCGTGTGGTGTAAGGCAGGGATCCCATGTGGACATCTGTTTATTGAAAGCTGGCCATCCCCAACTTTGCAGCATCATCTCTGTCATAAACCCGTGGTCCATGTGTGTAGGGTATTTCACGTGGGTCTTTGTCTACCACACATCAATGCCACGTGACTTAGTTTCTGCTGCTGTGTAACAACCTggacagctttgttctttctcaagatgtCACGTGTGTTCGTGCCTCCCCACCTTCCGTATAACTTACAGTGCTGGTCAAGTTCACACGAAAAAATCCTGttagaattttgattgggatttctTGATTCTACAGATATATTTTAGGAGGAAGTGCTATTTTAAACATGGAACCTTCCAAAATCCATGGCTGTATCCTTCCCCATCTAGGGGAAGTTTAGGTCCCCATTAAGGAGTTTAGGTCTTTGGTCTCGGGCAGTAAGGTTTTACCTGAGGTTTTTCACGTGGAGGTCCTTCTCCTCTCGTTGGAACTATTCTTGAGCATTTGATACTGTTTAAATGGaatctttcaaaaaattattttctaattttttgtcactaatagaaatataattgatttctgATACCATAAACCCatcaaccttgctgaactcacttttCAAGTTGCAGAACTCATCTGTAggttcttttggattttccatACAcaaaagatgttttctctgtGAGTAAGGAGAATATTACCCTCCCTCTCCAGGCCCTGtggctctcatttctttttcctgccctgCAGCGTGGCTGGGACCTCTCGCACCGTGACTTATGGACCTGACTGTAAAGGGCCTCTTTGTCCTCTTCCTGATCTTACTTTCACTGTTCACGCTCAGTAAGTTTTGCTGTAGGGATTTTTGTGGATACCTTTTATCAGATTACAGAATTTCTTTCTGCCCTTAGCATGCTAATAGATTTTTTTGAATAGTAAACAAATGTTGAATCTTATTAAGTACCTTTTGAGCTGCTGTTGAAATTGATCGgtgctttttctcctttattctgttcaCATGGTGAAAATACTGATTGTTTTTCAGATGGTAAACTAAGCTTCATTTCCAGAATACACCCAACCTGCCCGTCGTACCATGTAACTTCTTTGTGTCTTGCTGGATTCCACCTGCTTGTGCTGCATTTGGGGCCTTTGCCTGGATGCTTGAGGGTGGGGTGGCCTGCACCGTCCCCTCTCACAGTGTCCATGCCAGGTTTGAGATCAAGGTTGTGTTGGCCTCATGAGCCAGGGCATGCTCCCTTATTCTTTTGTCAGAAGAGTTTTGTGTGGAATTTGCATTATTTCCTCCTTGGCGATCATCAGTGGAATTCTGTGGTGATGGCACCTGGGCCTGGAGCCCTTTGCCGGAAGAGTCGTTGTGCTCCTGACACaggacttttctttcttctttggctcAAGTGAGGATGTTTGGTTTCCTCCTTCTTGCGTTTGGAAGTCATTTGCTGCATTCCTTTTCCCTTAGCAGTCAGGCTAGAGGTGAAATCGCCTTCACCTTCCAGGTGTTGGGGGAAACCTCGTCCTCCTCCAGGCCTTGGGGCCCCTCCGCATCCTCCGTGTCCTCCCCCTCCATGTCCTCCCAGCTCTGGCTCTGGTCGGGCATCCAGCTCTCCGGATGGTCTAGCCCCGTGTACACCATTCCTGCTGTCCTGTTTGGATCCATTCACCGACAGCCTCTTTCTGTAGCTCTGTGATGTCCTGCGTCTCCACTGGGGTTTCCATGTAAAACCCAGATGAATTTCAGATGGACAATGAATGAATTTTTAGTTTAAGTATGTCCTATACTGCATATTACATGGTACGTACttatactaaaagaaaaagtattcgTTGCTTCTCTGATTCAGAGTTCACTGAGTGTCCTCTATTTCCATCTGCTAAATCTGGCCACCCTACTCTCCAGCCCTCTATCTGGGATCATTTCCTGTTGACTGGACCAGTTGCCCTTGTAACATCGTCTAGAGCAGGTCAACCGGTGGAAGATTCTGCCAGAGTTGTGTGTCTGGGTCGTCACTGGTCAGAGGCGCCATCCCCTGTGTGGCTGTGGGGCCAAGAGGGAGCCCAGGAGCAGGAAGGGACTAGAAACCTGTGACTGGACTCACCTAGTCTGCCCTGGGAAGGTTGGCCTGGTCACCCATGGCCTATCCTGGCTCTGGGTGATGAGCATCGGGTCCACCCCAGGACCCTCTCACTCCAGAGCCAGCCGGCATGGACGTCTGCTGGGTGGCCAGTGGGCAGTGACCCTGTGTCTGCCTCTGGACAGGACGAGGACCCGCATCCACCATGGTGAAGCTGGGCTGCAGCTTCTCCGGGAAGCCGGGCAAAGACCCCGGGGACCAGGATGGGGCTACCACGGACAGCGTCCCCCTGATCAGCCCCCTGGACGTCAGCCAGCTCCAGCCACCATTCCCTGACCAGGTGAGGAGCCTGGGCCAGCATGAGGGGCCCTTCTCTGCCTGCCCTGGGAACagaggggtgtgggggagggttACTCGGACGTGGCCTCCTCCAAGGTGCAGGAGGGCAGGTGGAGGAAGGACTGGGCCAGCCGGAGGCCCAGTCAGCCACAAGCAATCCCCGTGCCCTGGGCAGCtccctcctcatctgtaaaccaggGTGAACTGGCAACCTTGACAATTCACATGCTGTCTTGCAGACAGCACCCAGCCCATGGAGCTGCCCAGCAGAGACCCAGCAAGCAAAACTGCCCACCCTCCCAGCAGGGTCGCCGTCTTGGGTCAGGGCCTGaggggccctggggcaggtgaTCGATGGACAGGGAGCTTTCAGCAGGAGCCTGTGAGAGCAGAGCTCAGCTCCAGCCCTGCTGACCCCCCCGGGAGCTCTGGAGTGTGAAGAGCACCAAGCATTGTCCCCgtggaggggaggggtggccaCCTGTCCCACGTGAGTCAGCCACTCACTGGGGACCAACTGTGGGGCCAGGGTGCCTCCCAGGTACTGCCAGTTGTGCCGCTCCTGTTGGCAGAGGATCTGGGTAGGCTTCGCTGCATGTACTACAGTTCTGGACCCGATTCTCAGGGGAAGAATTGATTCCATTTTTGGGAAGGCTCAGCCCTTGCCCATCAGGAGCACAGAGCACAGGACTGCACCTGCCTATGCCCCCTGTGGTAGGGCCTCAAGACTCTGGGATCAGAGGAGAAGTCAGGGCAGCTATGGAGCCACTGAAGGGTAAGCTCCTGGCAGGGAGAGCTGGCACCCTCAAGAGTTAAAGTCAGCCATGAGACTGAGGGACTCCATCCATTGCCTGGCCAGGCCCCAGGGCTGCCATGGGCTCAGCAGAATCTCAGCGTCCACCTTCCCTCACCCTCAGCTTGTAGCAGTTGGAGCCCGGCCACTAGACAGTCCTGGCACATGGTCAGCACCCACACCACTGCAGGGCAGCTGAcccctggcccctcccctcccagccctcccagcccaAGGTCCTCCCGGCTCATCTCTTTCCTCAGGTGGTCATCAAGACGCAGACCGAATACCAGCTGTCCTCCCCGGACCAGCCGAAGAAGTTCCCCGACCTGGAGGCCCAGAAGCTGACCTGCAGCCACCCGGAGGAGGGGCGCAGGGTAACAGACTCTCCCGGTCCCGGGCCACCTCCATCCGCCCCTCGGGGAGTCAGGGCAGAGTAGGGGGACAGGTGGCACAGGCCGTGGGCACCCAGGCTCAGGGCCACGGGCGGGACCCTGGCTCAGGCTCCTGCTCCCAGGAGACCTGGACAGGGAGTCACCCATCCAGAGGTCCAGGGAGGGGTCTGGGTGGCTCCAGGGACTTGGGGCCGGCCAGCCCTAGGCCAGGTGCCAGCCTTCAGCGACGGCCGTGCCCCCCCGCCTTCCTCCCCTGTGATGTGGGGCGAGAGCGGGAAGTGTGCAGAGGGCTCCAGCCATGGCTGCTCTGGCCGGGCAGGACCTCACGCTGTGTGCAGTCTTCCCCATGGTCACAGTCTTGTGATGCGTGGGCTTTCTAGGTACTGTGGAAAGGTACTTTTCCTGCAGTGTATCTGGCAAATGTTTGCTCCCATCTTTTTTTTAGCTCTTAACTTCACTAATGATGGCTTTTATCATTTTTAGTGTACTATGTCTGAAGCCTTTCATTTTTCAGCATAAAATCTGTCCCTTTGCCCGTGGTTTCTGAGATGGAAGGGCGCCCCCGACAGAAGCCTGCCCAGCGTCCGCCCCCAGCTTCCCCCTTGGCCCAGCTCGGCGCCCAGCCCCTGCAGCAGCCTCCCCTCACTGCGCCCTgtgctcctctcccttcctcggCCCGCAGCTGCCCACGGCGCGGATGATAGCCTTTGCCATGGCGCTCCTGGGCTGCGTCCTGATCATGTACAAGGCCATCTGGTACGACCAGTTCACCTGCCCCGACGGCTTCCTGCTTCGGGTAAGGCTGCACAGGCCTGGGCACCGGGTGGGGAAGGCCTCCGGCCAGAGCGCCAGGGAGGGTCCCGCGGGGTCTCCCTGTGGAAGAATGGGGGCGCCGCGCCTCCTTTCCCTATCCAGCGGCACCTCCAGAGGCCACCAGGATGTTTCCCGCTCCTGTGGTGACTTGAAATCTCTGGAGAATAAACGTATTTAGGGACATTGTCTACAATACTATTGAACTGTTCAAAAGCAGAAAGGACAGGAAGCCCCAGAAGTGACCGCCCTCCCCGCGTGTGGCACACGAACGTGGCTCCCGCGTCGTGGCCGATGCCATTCAGAACTCACGCCTTTCGCACATCTGAGCGCAGAGGCAGCCCCAGCCTCTCCCGGCCCGAGCTCCTCCGGCCCCTTCACCCGCCGCGCGCCCCCTTCCCGTCCCAACCTCTgcgcccctcccacctcctcgcgtccccgccccggccctgACCCGCCCCCCTCCAGCAGCACAAGATCTGCACCCCGCTGACCCTGGAGATGTACTACACCGAGATGGACCCCGAGCGCCACCGCAGCATCCTGGCGGCCATCGGGGCCTACCCACTGAGCCGCAAGCACGGCACCGAGCCGCCTTCGGCCTGGGCGGGGAGCTACCGCGCCGGCAAGGAGGCGCCCAAGGCGCCCACCCAGGCGGGCGCGGCGGCAGCCACTCAGCCCCCCGGGAAGCCCTCGGCGCCGGGAGAGGAGGCGGCGCAGAAGGCGGCGGGCAGCACGCCGCCCCCGGCACCCCAGTGACGGGCTCCGCGCCCGAAGCCCGGGTAGGTGCGTCCCCGGGCCCAGCCCCTGCCGATGCCTCCGAACCGGGGTCCCTTCTCCCTGCTCGGTCCTGGGGGCGCCGGCCCTGCAGGCCAGAGCCTTACTCGGGGGCGGGGTCCCTCCGCGCCGCCCCCGGACAGCGTCTGAGCGCTTGAGGGGCTTGGGCGGGGAcaaggggcggggcctggggacgGGGACGGGGCGTGTGacgggcaggggaggagggcggGCTCAGCCTCCCTGTCTTCCCGCGCGGGTGGGCGGTGGGTGTCGCGTGTTGGCCCGCTTTCACCCCGGCCTCTGTCTCCGCAGCGCCCCGCCGGCCCCCGATACCGCCTCGCCGCCCCCGCTGTGGCCGCGCCCCTGCTCTCGGCTCCCTGCTGACGTCCCCCTCGTGAGCCTCGCTCTGTCGCTTTTCTCTAAGTAAAGATTCACATCCACGGGTATCCAGTGTCCTGAGCATCCTTGGTCCCGCCGGCCTTTTTCCTGCACCGCCCCCCACGTGGGTGAGCGCCCGCATGGCGCCCCGCCCAGAGGGACCCATGAAGGAGCCGGGGAGGCAGCAGCGGCCGCAGAGGGACAGTGGGTGGGCCCTGGGAGTCCGGAGCCACCGTGTAGGGCAGCCTGAGGGCCAGAGCCCCGCGCGCACAGGGTCTTGTCTGGTCCATTGCTTGGCTGGAATACGTTCATCCCCACCCAAGGGGGCCCCCGGGTCTTGGGGTCCATCCCTGATctctgcccagccccaccccagcgtGTCCACCCCGTCTCCCAGGCTGGGCCTGCCTCCTGGGTCCAACTGGAGTATCTGACCGTCCTGGCTCCAGGCGGTACCCCATACGGCTCCTGCCCCCAGCAGCGGTGCCCACGGACATGAGTGATTGAGTGAAGAAAGGAGCGAACGCGTTGATCCGAGGGACACTTggggcctctggggagggagTGTAGGCCCCATGCTCCAGGAGCACCCTGCctcctgt from Equus asinus isolate D_3611 breed Donkey chromosome 2, EquAss-T2T_v2, whole genome shotgun sequence includes these protein-coding regions:
- the CALY gene encoding neuron-specific vesicular protein calcyon isoform X2; this encodes MVKLGCSFSGKPGKDPGDQDGATTDSVPLISPLDVSQLQPPFPDQVVIKTQTEYQLSSPDQPKKFPDLEAQKLTCSHPEEGRRLPTARMIAFAMALLGCVLIMYKAIWYDQFTCPDGFLLRHKICTPLTLEMYYTEMDPERHRSILAAIGAYPLSRKHGTEPPSAWAGSYRAGKEAPKAPTQAGAAAATQPPGKPSAPGEEAAQKAAGSTPPPAPQ
- the CALY gene encoding neuron-specific vesicular protein calcyon isoform X1, producing MVKLGCSFSGKPGKDPGDQDGATTDSVPLISPLDVSQLQPPFPDQVVIKTQTEYQLSSPDQPKKFPDLEAQKLTCSHPEEGRRLPTARMIAFAMALLGCVLIMYKAIWYDQFTCPDGFLLRQHKICTPLTLEMYYTEMDPERHRSILAAIGAYPLSRKHGTEPPSAWAGSYRAGKEAPKAPTQAGAAAATQPPGKPSAPGEEAAQKAAGSTPPPAPQ